The DNA segment CCTACAAACAGGTTAGGTACACAGCAAGTAGGCGACGGATGCGAGCTAAAACTAGTAACTTGTCACATTTCAACTATCTAGGTTAGTACTGATCAGCTTTTTACCGGAAAACCTAGTGCCCGGCATGTGTACTAGTCACACTCATATCGATTTGGTTTTTGAATAATaggtttaaatattaatttttcgtCAAAGTTGACAGAACAGCTTTTCGCCACGTTATCATAACTTAACCATCCATATCCTtcctaatattacaaatgcgaacgtgtgactgtctgtctgtctctgtacctcttcacgcccaaaccgctgaaccgattttgctgaaaggttcCATACCTAAGGTCCCGGCAAAGTACATAGGTccatactttttatctcggaaaaatttacgattacacgaattttggcgcaacatgATAGACAAATGGCGcacgtattatttattgtacaaaaatattcaatatacagtatagattatatattttacaaaatataagtattaataacATATTTCTTCAATacttttacgaaaatattttaaaaagcgaTTGTCGAAGCCAGCACAGCTTTCGCACAGTATTCTATTACCGTACTTATTtagttttctttaaaatatgtttgCACCTTTTGAAAATAGTATTGTACCTACCTTTAGGTAAGTTTTTAATGCCgcatataaaaacaaaacaaaatcaatacCTAGTTACGAGTGAATTATCTTGCCTTctttgaattgaaaaaaagatcaaaataatagaaaaaaaaagatatacttaGCTACAACTGACCATTCATTTGAAGGTTGTAtggataaaaactataatattattacttatctaAAATCAAAAAGAAAGTAAGTATTTACCTATTACCTACGATAAAAAAACCTTAACTAGGGTGTAGAGTAGCCAACTATCCACTTCGTTGAGACTTTTATattttagggaaaaaattagggtttaaaatataaacgtacctTGTTTACAGGGTAAAAGATCCAATCACGCGCCTTTTATATGCACACACGAACCACACAAAAGTCACAATTGTAAACAACGTCAAATCAAAACAATGTCCGTATCAAAATTCGGCGTCGCAAAGTTCATAGGAGACCACGTACATTCCTATCAGAGGCAAGTTATCAACTAAATACAAGTATGAAGAAACCTGCGAGGCGCGAACGGCGAGAGGTTGACTTCAGTTAACACACCGTCGCGGTAATACCAACTCTATTTCTAAAGCGATAAAGTCTAAAATGATAGCACTTTAGCCATTGCAGCTACGTATTTAATTGACGGGAATGTCATAGTAGGTAGCCGGTTTTCTGAACTAAAACTACAGGTGTGTCAATAGAAACTATACctattaagtataaaaacttttttatatttacttgtactcgtattaataataataaatatgtagtatagaatatagatgtaTTGGGGACAGTTAATTAAATGACAAGTTGAGAACCCCTCATTTTTAAGAAGCGCTACATATTTTAGCTATTGCTAAGGTACCAAATATTTAGTTATCTGTGCTATGAATCTATGATGCATAGTCTAGTGCTGCAGGCACTATTACGAGAATCGAACTTTGCAGTTAAAATCAAAGATGTTTGTGTAAGTATAGACATTGGTCAAATGATTGAAGAAATTAAGGATCACCAAAGATTGATTCCagataacattttttaaactacAACTGGTTTCATTACCTGCTTTAagaatataacattttatgtatattttggGCTTGTCATTATAAATAAGTATGCATAATTTGTTATACCGAGAGATTTGTTTATTATGGTTCCAATTTTacattacaacaaaaaatataaaaaataactatgTATTTGAGAATTCTACCATAAAAAGTTTTTCACTACATCAGGAAGTCCTGATGGAAgtcccaaacttatttttacAAGTTTGTTTTTCAAAGTAATACAGTCAAAGCCCTGTTCATCATAATTTAATGATTTTCACAGTTTTTCCTGAGGGATAAATATGACACTTGAAAATttattatacaagatgtaacTGCTGCACTtaagagacgaatattaattacgtaACACTTCAACGAGAAcgatagatttccaagaatccacgatcaaaGGATTAACTGTGATTAAATGAAGAtcttgacataagcctcataaaGTCATACAATAATACATCTATAGGcggatccaggggggggggggggggggggtcatgagGGTCATGACCCccattgttatcgcggtcgcatGCGATCGCTTAGGGCTTGAGAggttaattcaaaattttgacatattcttccactctgagtgcggcagttagaggATGAActctaaatttattaattaattaattattcgattttttataatgaattataaaactaaattatgacatacaaaaactaccaaaaaaGAACTCTTTAAGTCCTTTTTCATATATAGCTTCTTCTATAACTGTGGTTTAGCATCAGACTCTAATATTAGTGCTGGGTTTTGCATATCAAGTTGACTTTGAGCGATATCACTTAGAGCACTTTGGATTTTTTCCAGCAGAATTTCACCCTGACGCACCACCTgaaaagaatttttattttgtaattttttggtCCTTGAGAGTGAATTTGTATGTTTTGTGATAAATGTGTGGGTATAAATATGTAttgtctatatatatatatatatatatatatatatatatatatatatatatatatatatatatatatatatatatatatatatatatatttttatttattctattcaaaatttcacaaaaaacatttaaatgcaACTAACCTCTTCCAACTGTTCAGCTGCTTCTTTATTTTCAGCCTCAAGTCTTCTTAAGCTCTGCACTTGTAATTCTGTGGAGCTGTCTTCGCTTGGAAGAGATTCAATAAGTGTATCAATATCCTTGGCACACCGAGATATCAGTGTTGCAAACAGTACAGCATAATCCTCTTGATTTTGCTGTTGTTGCGGCGTTTGAGAACCACTGCGATCGAGCCCAGGAAATTTACTTGGCGTTGAAAACTGCTGGAGAATACCAATGCTGTTGCAGAAATGCTCGGCTTGCTggaatgatttaaaaaattgttaaaattgtAGATCGTAAGTCACTATATTATAGAGTATATTGTATTACACTCTTGCCTGGTTTATAGTATCTTGTAATTGTGTAAGACGGTCTGCCATTTCGCTCTAAATTCTGGTTTCTTCGATATTTTTGTAACTGTGATTAATGAACTGTATTGTAtagcttataatattttgaatacgGTGATACTTAAAGGGgcaatgaaatattttgttctttAGACATCAATTtactttattacattatttgcaAACACATAAaacaagtaattattataaataaaaaataaaaaattacaaaacacTTATGTGATTTGCAAGAGTCAACTGTCATCTGTCACTAGTCAAGACTCTAGAGCTGTAGCAAACTACTGAATAACGGGTACGCCATCTAGTACCGAGTAACGAAACGTTACTCATGAATGCGTTTCGTTACTCGCATGTTTCGTAGTTggcatctacgaataataaaaactaaggaagagtaactcaatcaaaaaaagtgcaccaaaaggctacaaaatgtgacccgaatacatgcatatttatgcatgtgttcggtacacatttttcgtgtatatagTGTCATTCAAGTCaactcgagtgacattcaacaaggttgacatgacaattattgccaaactcattttacaatttgtttacatatttttgttattaaaatgcctaaatgccctgtgaaatggtgtagaagtcatagatacgacttttaatacaggaatacctttcatctgtaagtgaattgtttaaaattatcgattaataataattattatttttgtcgactccaaaaaagatggtttatttaagttggatgctagagtatttgcgtaaaat comes from the Aricia agestis chromosome 6, ilAriAges1.1, whole genome shotgun sequence genome and includes:
- the LOC121727799 gene encoding mediator of RNA polymerase II transcription subunit 21, encoding MADRLTQLQDTINQQAEHFCNSIGILQQFSTPSKFPGLDRSGSQTPQQQQNQEDYAVLFATLISRCAKDIDTLIESLPSEDSSTELQVQSLRRLEAENKEAAEQLEEVVRQGEILLEKIQSALSDIAQSQLDMQNPALILESDAKPQL